A stretch of Flavobacterium sp. N1994 DNA encodes these proteins:
- a CDS encoding YegP family protein — protein MDFFLRFLTKFLKKTMGMFVISKRLNGDYKFIFASRKGKTIFTSIGCKHKSDCEQMIAAFKENVTLFALTQYKKGADKHFFRISKDGLVLANSRKYSTALMLAKGIDEIKKYAPTAEVLDFSENDAVFPETESVMIGND, from the coding sequence TTGGATTTCTTTTTACGTTTTTTGACTAAATTCCTGAAAAAGACAATGGGTATGTTTGTAATAAGCAAGCGACTTAATGGTGACTATAAGTTTATTTTTGCTTCACGAAAAGGTAAAACAATCTTCACCAGTATAGGTTGTAAGCATAAGTCGGATTGTGAGCAAATGATTGCCGCCTTTAAAGAAAATGTAACCTTATTTGCCCTCACTCAATATAAAAAGGGGGCGGACAAACATTTTTTTAGAATTTCGAAAGATGGTTTAGTACTAGCCAATAGTAGAAAGTATTCTACAGCGCTTATGTTGGCCAAGGGTATTGATGAAATTAAGAAATATGCTCCCACTGCGGAAGTGCTAGATTTTTCTGAAAATGATGCGGTTTTTCCTGAGACTGAAAGTGTAATGATAGGCAACGACTAG